ATCTGCGGATGCGGGTGCGGCGAAGCCTCCCACCAGCCACCCGGCGGTCGCGATCGCCGCGGCCGAGGCGAGCAGCGCCCGATGCGGTCTTCTGCGTGCCGTCAATCGTCTGTGTGCCGTCATGCTGTCCCCCATGTGGGATGGGTCGCACCCGGGAGTCCATGCGGGGTCAGCAGGAGGCCGGGACCCGCGCACCCGGCACACCTGTCAGCCTCGCCCTTCGGGGCGCGGCCACTCTTGTTGGCGCCCGATCGGGCGCCGTGCCGCGAAGTTAGTCCTACCTTAGTTGCTGGTCAAGAAGAAAGAGTGAACGGCTTGAGGCGCTCGGACGCCGGCAGCGGGAATGCCGGCCGGGCCGGGTGTACGGGTGGGTCAGCTGTGGCTGGTGGGGTACGGCCGGGTCAGGTCGACGGTGCCGTGGCCGTTGCCGTTCGCCGCGGGGCTGGCATGACCGTTCGCCGTGCCGTTGCCGTTGGCCTGGCCGTTGGCTGTGGTGTCGGAGGCCGGGAAGTAGGGCTCCACGACCGGGGTCGGCGGGGCGGGGAACCATGCCATCGCGCGCGGCCCTGGTGCGCCGGTTCGGGTCCTGGGCTAAGGCCGTGGAGGTCGCCGGGTACCAGCCCAACGTGGCACCCCGCCGCTCCTACCGGCGGCTGGCTCACGAGGAGGCGGTGGCCATCGTGACCGCCTTCATCGAAGACGAGCGGGATCAGTGCCGCCCGCCCAGTAGCCAGTACTACCCAGCATGGGCACCGGGAGCACGGTGCAACCAGGCTGGCGGGTGCCAGACCAGGTCGCGGAACGTTCTTCACTGTGTTTCGTCCGGACAACGGCTCCGGCTCGACTGACGGATGCAACGGTGCTGGTATTCGCGGTCTTCATCAGTCTTCTGGACCTGGTCATCGCCTACTACCTGCCGTCAGAAACGCCATCAACGAGCCTCGGGCTGTTGATCTGCTCGACATCCTGGCTCAGATTGCCGTCATGGAACCGGAGGGCACCGCTCCCGTCTCCTCCAGCCGGTAGGACCTGATGCGCGGAGAGCCATCGAAGCATGCATGATCCGCAGACTCCGCTCTGCAGGATAGGCATCGACCAGGGTTCTGCCGGAACCTGGGCCTGGGCACAGTTGGCATGCTCTTCGCGATGGCATCCCAGCAGCAGGAATCCGGTCGAGGGCTTGTCCTTGGGATCGAGGTCGAGAACCGTTTGGCCGGTGGGATCGACCTCAAGCACACCGATTGGGCCAGTCGCACCACCGAGATCGGTTACTGGCTCGGGCCTTGGGCTCGTGTCCTGCGCCGTTAATTCGTTTTTGAAGTCGTCCGAGGGAGGTGAGGATCTCCTCGGCGCTCTTGGTCCAGATGAATGGCCTGGGGTTGTCGTTCCATGCCTTGACCCAGGCCCGGATGTCGCGCTCGAGGGCCTGCACGCTGCGGTGGTCCCTGCGCTGCAGGAGCTGTTCGGTGAGCAGACCGAACCAGCGCTCGACCTGGTTGATCCAGCTGGAGTAGGTCGGGGTGTAGTGGATGTGGAAACGGGGGTGTGCGTCGAGCCAGGTGCGGATCGCGGGGCTCTTGTGGGTGCCGTAGTTGTCGCAGACCAGGTGCACGTCCAGGTCGTCGGGGACCTGGTTGTCGATCGTGGCCAGGAACTTCTTGAACTCGCTGGTGCGGTGCCGGCGGTGCAGGGAGGAGATGACGGTGCCGTCGGCGGTGTTGAACTCCGCGAACAGGCTGGTCGTGCCGTGCCGGACGTCGTCGTGGGTGCGTTTGTTCGGCATGCCGGGCATCATCGGGAACGCCGGCTGGGAGCGGGCCAGCGCCTGGACCTGGCTGTTGTCGTCCACGCACAGCACCACCGCGGCCTCCGGCGGGT
This is a stretch of genomic DNA from Actinomycetes bacterium. It encodes these proteins:
- a CDS encoding IS630 family transposase; its protein translation is MPRTGRPKAVLELTDAEREQLSGWARRRTSAQALALRSRIVLGCASGLSNKEVAAREKVSEPTVGKWRSRFVELRLDGLDDDPRPGRPASITAEQVEDVVVATLESTPRNATHWSRASMAERSGLSKSSVGRIWRAFELKPHRTDGFKLSTDPLFVDKVFDVVGLYLNPPEAAVVLCVDDNSQVQALARSQPAFPMMPGMPNKRTHDDVRHGTTSLFAEFNTADGTVISSLHRRHRTSEFKKFLATIDNQVPDDLDVHLVCDNYGTHKSPAIRTWLDAHPRFHIHYTPTYSSWINQVERWFGLLTEQLLQRRDHRSVQALERDIRAWVKAWNDNPRPFIWTKSAEEILTSLGRLQKRINGAGHEPKARASNRSRWCDWPNRCA